DNA sequence from the Nomascus leucogenys isolate Asia unplaced genomic scaffold, Asia_NLE_v1 Super-Scaffold_361, whole genome shotgun sequence genome:
CACCAGCTCTCTGTCCTGCCTGCAACAGTACCCTTTCTGGAAAGCTAGATATTGTCCGCACAGAACTCAGTCCATCAGAGGAATATAAAGCTATGGTACTGGCAGGACTGCGACCAGAGATCGTGTTGGACATTAGCTCCCGAGCACTGGCCTTCTGGACATATCAGGTTAGTGCTTAGTCTAGTTTCTCTTGAGCATATGATTTATGGCATTTGTGGGAACTTCTAGTGTCTTTCCTtcgttatattattattaattttttatgagTATAtgagaaactcttttttttaaattattttcaaaagcaataATGTTTATTGTtgaaaatcaaaaggaagaaaattaaagcacTCATAATTCCATCACTCAGAGATAACTATTGTTGATATTTTGGGtatacacactctctctctctcttctgtatAAAAGTAAGATAATAACACACACAGTTTTACTGTTAGAGTTGACAATATATTATATCTGGTatgaatttttcttccttttgagacggggttttcttgtgttgcccaggctagtctctaactcctgggttcaagccattctcccacctcagcctcctgagtagcctatGCTTCACTTGGTATGAAtatcttgttaaatattttttagttaacTATTCTATAATCATATTTTAATGGTTATattgtatcataatttatttccAAGTTATTAAAATGCTGTGATAAGCATTCTTATCAAATACACATCCTTAACTTTTTCCcttatgatttctacttttaatatttcctttgaaAGACCTCCCTGTGGATGACTTTAAGCATGTCCTTGAATATATTGTTACATCTTACATATACACTTATACTTAAGGATGTTTGTCATCTGTCAagtaactttttattatatttttctgggTAAGTTGTTTCTCTTACACGCTCCTCTATTTTTCAGCTCCTTTGGTTAAATACCAAATAGTGTTTTTGCTGGCTTATGTGGTGAgagtatgtttatttttgtaagcaactgccaaattgtcttcgaaagtggctgtaccattttatattgcCAGCAGCGATGAGTGagaattcctgttgctccacatctttgccagaaGTTGGTATTGTCCATGTTCTGGGTCTTGGCCATTTTAATATctgtatagtggtatctcattttgcatgtctctgatgacatacgatgtggagcatcttttcatatgcttttttgcctttttttttttttttggtgaggtgtATATGAAGTTCTTGGTCTATTTttagattgttttcttattgttgagttttaagtgttttttttttttttttttttttgagacggagtctcgctctgtcgcccagtctggagtgcagtggcgcaatctcggctcactgcaaactccgcctcccgggttcacgccattctcctgcctcagcctccctagtagctgggactacaggcgcccaccaccacacccggctaattttttttttgtatttttagtagagacggggtttcactatgttagccaggatggtctcgatctcctgacctcgtgatccacccgcctcggcctcctaaagtgctgggattacaggcgtgagccaccgcgcccggccttaagtgTTCTTTTTATCCTTACTGTTGAGTTTGAAGTATTCTTTGATCCTTTATCAGAGCTATCTTTTGCAAATATACTCTCCtgatctgtggcttgtcttttcattctcttacagggtctttcacagagcagagaTTTTTAAGTTTAATGAAGTCCTGCTTATCAATTTTCTCTTTCATGGATTATACCTTTGGTGTATTTTAAAAGTCACTGCCAAATCCAAGATCACCTAGATTTTACCCTATGTTATCTTCTgggagtttcatagttttgcattttatgtttaagtctgtgaaccatcttgagtttatttttgtgaaaagtgTAAGATCTGTCTAGATTCATTGGGTCCTCAATTTTTTGCTGGCTATTGGCCACAGGCTGTTCTTAGTTACTTGCCTCTTGGGCCTTCCTGACATGGCTGCTTGCTTCCTCAAAGCCAGCAAGGGAGTGTGTCTCCCTAGTAAGACAGACCGTATAGTCTTAGGTAATATACTTATGAAGTGACAACCTGTCACATTTTCTGTAGTATTCTAGTCACAGATCCTGCCCACGTGCAAGGGGATAGGGAGTTACACAAGGGTGTATGTACCAGGAGACAATGATAATTTGGGGTTGTCTTAGAGTCTGTTCTTCATGCTCTGGATTACTTGAAAAATGggattatatttcttaaaaacctTTGGAAAACATGTCACTTGTTAAAGTAAGACAAATACTCAGTTCTATTGGTGGTATAAAGTTAGTGGTTTGAGAGtattcttccagaatttttttctatgcatttagTAACATATTGTTTTCTGTGCCTCATTGTGTATCCTGATTGCTTCTTAAACTGGGttctaaatgttaaaataacCTCTCTGTATAagcatctttcttttccttttgtgtttgtaTAACATTTTACAATATATAACTTTGTACCCAAtacattaaaaatcttttttcttttggaaccAGGTACATCAGGAACGTCTCTATCAAGAATACAATTTCAGCAAGGCTGAGGGCCATCTGAAACAGATGGAGAAGATATATACTCAGCAAATACAAAGCAAGGATGTAGAATTGACCTCTATGAAAGGAGAGATCACCTCCATGAAGAAAGTACTAGAAGAATACAAGAAAAAGTTCAGTGACATCTCTGAGAAACTTATGGAGCGCAATCGTCAGTATCAAAAGCTCCAAGGCCTCTATGATAGCCTTAGGCTACGAAACATCACTATTGCTAACCATGAAGGCACCCTTGAACCATCCATGATTGCACAGTCTGGTGTTCTTGGCTTCCCGTTAGGTAAGAAAGGACGTGTATCAAGTGTCTGTGCTTTAAATCAATGATTTTTTATACTGCTCTGCCCACTTCCAAGCATTCAGTGGAGATGATAAGACAAGCATTGAGTTGTGGTAGGCTATGAATTCTTCACCCATGTTTCAACCTGTACATCATTGCTTTTATCTATTGTATTtgcttacatttaaattaaagctTTAATTTGAGCAGAGTTAATGTCTGCAAAATGAAAGTTTGCAAATTGCTACATTAAGTTAAAAGCTACATAgttgtagtaataataatattagttgTCATTTATTGACACTGTTGTgttttatataaattcatataatttaaaaaactttatgaAGTAAGTATTATTGTCCCTCTTTTatgcagatgagaaagctgaggcacagaaagttATTTGGTCAATATCACTAAACTGTTTTCAGAGCCTATACTCTTAACCATTTGCTATCCTCCAAGAAGGctatgtttcaatttttttcaccTGCCAATACTGATTGTACAATTCTTAAGTTGTCAGTTtggttgttttgttcttttgtctaatcatttttccatttatcaaatatttagcaaatatgTTTTATGTACCAGGTTGTTAGGTATGATCCTAACTAATGAGGATATAAAGATTATCTAAAtaggattctttctttaaatCACAATCTAGTATGATGCCATCTCTTTTCTGCTTGTTAGGTGCCTTGCAGATGGAATGAATCTCCTATCTTCCTGAGCTCTCTCCTTTATACTACTCTTTATGCAACAAAATCCAATAGATTTTTGCTATGCTATTAATGGAAATTGTTTTTGGCATACAAAAAAGTGAAGCCTCTTGTGCTGGACTTTCCTAATACTCATTTTTGGATATTTACTATAGGCTGAGGAAAAAGATTTAATGGGGGAGGAGCTGATGTCTTAGAAAAGGTATGAGGTGGTCAGGTgcggcccagcactttgggagattgaggtgggagaatcacttgagcccaggagtttgagaccagcctgggcaatatagtgagaccctgtctctacaaaaaaaagggGGCAGGTATGAGGTGATGAGATGAGGAATATCAGATACAAGAATAAAAACCTAAATTTCTGCTTAACTTTCAGTTTTACTTATATAATGTAATTTAGTCAGTCAGTTACTGTAAATGGGCATTATagatatacttatttttttgtcaCTGTccacatttgtctttttttcatattCACCAGTTCTTTCCCATTCCTTTTTTTGTACACAGTTAACCTTTTTATGTCCTGCTGCCACTGTTAGCTTGAAGGATATATAGTCAGCATTTTCCTGTAGTTATTTGGTCCTTTAAAACCTATAATAGCCATGGAAGGGTTCAGTGGAAGTAGTAAATGTTCATTTAATCTGATCTATTATCTGCTTTGTCTTAAGCCTATGCTAATTGATATTGGGTCATGGTATATGCCAATATTTCATAGCTATATTTTTTCTAGAATGTTTAttacaatgttttttaaaaaaattattcttaaccTGGGGCAAAAgattttatatgtctgttttttcctAAGACAAATattggagaaaaaatatatattcatatatatatatatttgaggatTCCTCTGAAGTAGATTAGATAgataacaaatgaataaaattatgtttttcccttttttctgccCTAGGTAACAACTCCAAGTTTCCTTTGGATAATACACCTGTTCGAAATCGGGGCGATGGAGATGGAGATTTTCAGTTCAGACCATTTTTTGCGGGTTCTCCCACAGCACCTGAGCCCAGCAACAGCTTTTTTAGTTTTGTCTCTCCAAGTGGTGAATTAGAGCAGCAGCAAGTTTCTAGCAGGGCCTTCAAAGTAAAAAGAATTTGAGCCAtgcatggtgtcacacacctgtgatcccagctacttaggaggttgaggctgggaggatcacttgagcccaggagtctgaggctatAGTGatctaagatcatgccactgcactccagcctgggcaacagagtgagaccctgtttctacaaaaaaaataaagataatttagcTAACtttacagaatgtttctgtgttcatCTTTAGTGATTTCATTTAGCAAATCTTTTTTCTAGATAGGACTCCCCATCTTCCCTATGCTTTTAAGTCTCTGAAGTTGTTTTCACATTATCAGCATAACAAACACATTGGCAGTGGAGAGTGGTTTAGAGTCTGGTTTCTTTGTTTCCATTATTTAAAGCATAAGCATTTTATTAATCTCAATTCCATTGTGAACTGCTGAATTTTCATCCCTAGTGTGAGAAGGTCACAATAGTATTTGTTTCAATAGATAACTGTTTCTCCCTGGGCTGTTTCTGACTGAGCTGTGTTGTTTATGCCTTAAGTACCTGTGTTATATGCTACATGTTGCTTTGAATTCTGGTATTTATGCATATCTGTATATGTAAGTATGTTAATGTACACTGATGTTTTTGCTGTATTTGCCAGTATGTTTATATGAAAATTTTGGTCTTGGAAAATGGTGGGTGATGTGTGGTTTGTTATTTGggtatgtgtatttatttgtatatatttatgtatttaccttCATATTAACTTGTTTGGAGGTGTGCTTATGTCAGTGAATGAGAGTACAATTTGATGCATGTATGTTCAGTCCCtatttgtatttaaaagtaaCTCACGTTgatgaagttattttttaaagttaatttttttggcgtttacagttggccctctgtatccataGGTTCTGCTTCCGCAGATTCAGCCAAccatatatcaaaaatatttgagaaaaaatataataacaataaaaaaatacaaattaaaaaccagTACTATATAACAACTATTTggatagcatttacattgtaggtattataaataatttagaggtgatttaaagtattTGGGAGAATCTTTAGGTTATATGCAACTACcatgccattttttaaaagtgaccTGAGCATCCAAGGATTTTGGTATCCGTGAgggttcctggaaccaatcccctaaAGATACCAAAGGaagactgtattttaaaataaagctactTCTTTACCTTTTTGTCAACTGTTGCCTTGGGTTTACTTATTTAGGAATGCACTTCTGCAGAAAGTTTACCAATGTGTTATTGATCTCAAGagactatattaaaataatttaaaagatttattgttttcctttatttagtATTTCTGACTATTATTATGgaaattaaattatgtttaattatgcatctatttatttaaaatgtagagcCATGATAGAAATTTGAAGGACATTCTCAGTAACTTTATGTCCTGTTAGAGGAAAGACTTGAAAGCATACTGGCTGGAGGGGCAGAAGATCTGGGTTCTGGTTTCTACTTTGAACTTTCTTGGACTTAgtctctatctgtaaaatgaaggattGAATTAAATTATCCTTACAGCCTTTTCTAACTCTTAAATTTTAGGATTGATTCTTAATGGTTTAAGATGTGTTAACAATGGAATTACCCTAAATGCCAAATCCCATTGTTTTTTAGGTAATAAAAATTATACTGAaatcatttgaagatattttatatttagtcaTTGTAGAAAGGCAATTAAATACCCCTGCTTTACATAATTGAAAAGCAAGTAGTGTTTCCTTCACTGGGAATATAGAGTataaaatctcttaaaaattattcttagtgTGCACCAAAattatttattactgtttttttgagatggagtcttgctgtgtctcccaggctggagtgcagtggcagcatcttggctcactgcaacctccgcctcctgggttcaagtggttctcctgccttggcctcccaagtagctgggattacaggcgcacaccaccacacctggctaatttttgtatctttagtagagacggggtttcaccacattggccagactggtcttgaactcctgacctcaagtgatcatctgcccgccttggcctcccaaagtgctgggattacaggcgtgagccacggtgcccagcctcgTGTGCACCAAAGTTAAAATGTCTGAGAAAGaggatgaaaaattttaaagttttagggccgggtgtggtggctaacgcctgtaatcctggaagccgaggcgggtgaatcacgaggtcaggagatcgagaccatcctggctaacacggtgaaaccccatctctactaaaaatacaaaaaataagccgggcgtggtggcatgtgcctgtagtcccagctactcgggaggctgaggcaggagaatcgcttgaacctgggaggcggaggttgcagtgagccaagatggcgccagtgcactccagcctgggctacacggtgagactccatctccaaaaaaaaaatagttttaaaacatcCCTCCCTATTTTATAGCTAATGTCATAGATTTTATAGGTTACAATACAAACTACTTCCTTTATGTTGGAAAATGATTTGAGGAAATGATTTTTATGTACGTTCATGATTTCTGCCTTGAACGTTTTGCTTCTTTGTTAGGTTCACAGAATCAGCTTGAAGCtgtaattaaaactaaaaaagtaaagcaaaactGCCAGGAATATTACATGACACTTTAAAAGATTTATTCACAAGTTTAATCACAAGGTACAAACCTGAAAGTTACAAAAAAGGCATAGAGTGAAAAGTCTACCCCAGTTCCCTAGTCACTCATTTTTGCTCCAGCCACTCACTTCTGTTCTTTGTAAGCAATAGTCTTGCCAGTGTCTTGTGTCTCTTTCCAGAGACTATGtagaagcaaataattttttatttaaaaattatgtttatatttgaaaagGTGATACATATAGATGGCAAGAAAATTCAAAAGGGCAGGCAGTGAAAATTTTCTTCGCTCACCCACGGTTCCCCAGTTTCTGTTTCCCTCTGCAGAGACAGTCATCTTTTCTTGTATATCCTTCTGGATGTTGTCTATAAATATGGAGGCATTATTAGTGTAGAGCATGGTGGTTTTTATGAGCCATCCCAAGTGTAGTATTTATTAGGATAGTGCATTAAAGTGATAAAATTAATCATACATAGAAAATTATTGCAAAGTTTGGAAAAGATTGAGTAAAGTAGCATTTGTACTACATGGCTTTCGAAATTTCAAACACAGGTGTGCACTTCTTCAACTCCCTTCTTTATGGATATTATAATCTTAGCATAAATAAGTAGGAAGATATGAAACAAGAATATAGAAACTAAGCTGAGGACATTTTGTTTCCAGGATctgggaaagaaagaagtttatgaACTCCCAAGTGATTGTAGAGCATCTCTGTGGGAATGGTTAAATTGATCTGAAGCAAAGCCCTTCGGGGGCAGAAAAGCCTCCAGAGCGCCAGATGTCGCTGTGGTTccgtggtgagagagggcgtgCGTCTCTGTGGTTATAAAGTTGGGGGTGGAGTGGCCGGGAGATGATGGCTGATGAAGAGGAAGAAGTCAAGCCGATCTTGCAGAAATTGCAGGTGGGGCCGTAGATTAAATTCTGTATGTGGTTTTGTTACTCCGAATGAAGCAGGGAGTCCAGTTAATGTACTGCCTGCGAATTCCCCGGCACACACGCGAAGCTGCCTGCGTCTGTGTGGTTACTATAACAACCCTCGAGGGTGCAGCCGCAGCCAGCCAGGGAGCTTCCCAGTGTGTTGGAACCTCCTGCTGCCGACCTGACTGCGGTTAATTTCAGTCCTGTATGGAAGAAGATTTGTTGCTCCTAACTATTCATGTACATTTTTAGAGAGGACATTGTTTTCTCGATTCATCCATAGCGAATAGCATATACGTGTGTGGCAGATCTGCATGAACTATCACCACATGTTGTTTTGATCCCTACAAAAGCCATTTAACACCTTTCTGCTTTGAATTTGGCAACAATCACGCTAATGACCTGCACTGCAAGTGTCCTGGTTGCTCCCCTTAGGATTTcagttttgatttctttcaacCTGCGTAATTCCACTTTGGGGTCTGATGCAGAGGGGTCCAGACTCCACGTAGTCCACAGGTGACTGTGCTTCTGAGTAAGACTAGTCTTTTGGACTTGGTAGGGAGGCGTTAACTAGTTGCTTGGCTGTTTGCCTTTAAGAACTCACGATTTTCCTTAAACCTCAGGAACTCAGTTCTTCGCTCTAAGACGGCCTATAACTTAAATATTAGAACTATGACAGGCTTGTAACTTGCCTAAAGGTGTTTAACGCACAAATTTAAATATTGGTGAAATTTCTTTGTTCTTGAGTACATTAAAATAGTAACACTTTTTAGAGTGTTCCAGCTGATTTGGATTAACTTCATTTTATTCCCTAATTGTGACTGGCTGAAATCAGATTCTCAATTCTGGTTCTATATTAGAAacattatttgtgtatatatgtttgtatatgcacagaaaaaatctgaaaaggtATACAAATCAGTGGTTATCACTGAGGTTGTTTGGGGgaattttttactttctgttttttacatGTATCTGTTTGAATTTTAACgacttacatgtattgattttgccatgagaaaataagtttctaaaAACATTCAGTCCAggggaaaacaaaaccaaacaataaaaccaaacaaCTTCTTGAATGTTTGGTTTAACAACTAAAACCAATCAATAAGCCCCTCTCTAAAACTCTTAATTTGCAGCCATGTTGATTGCAGGACAAAAGGAAATTGGTTGTAATTTTTTATGAGAATTGTCTTTTCCTAGGTTCATTTGTGGTAAATGTCCTAAGCAGCTTGGGAGAGGATACTTCCGTAATCTTGGGGTGGGGTCGGTGCAGGAATGGAATAAAGGAGTGaagtagaaaagaggaaaaggattAGATAATGGTGTTGCTGTTCATGGAGATGGTGGTAAactttgatttcattgttgaagACATTTTAGTGTAAAAGGAATGTATAAAAGGatatttctcaaagtgtgttttatagtttcattaCAGTCATCTGGGGTGCCtgttaaaaatgtagaattttgAGTTCTGCTAAACTGTTAAAATCAGAGTCTCTGCAGGCTGGGTCTtgaatataatacaataaaatttgaaaagcattACTGCAGAGGGTGCTAGTCTGTTCCCTTCATTCTGGATAGGATTTTAAATTAAGTATAGCACATATGTATTTGTTAGAACAGGGATAGTTAGTTAGTTAATTCAATCAAGTGTAGTGAATTAGAGCCTATCATGTCCCAAGGCCCGTTCTGGTGCTCAGGTGTAGCTCGAAACAAAACAGATTAAAGGCCTTTCCATTCTGGAGCTTACATTTCAGTGGTGGAGGCAGACAATAGACAATTAATGATAGGCCACATGATTTTAAATaagtatgaagaaaaataagagtatGATTTAACAgtagaggagagaaggaagtgaTTATATATTTCTGCTGCTATCTATTCAGTTTCAGGAAAGAATAGGGTATCTCTTATCCGAAATGCTTAGGACTAgaagttttttggatttttgatttttttgaattttggaatatctgcatatacataatgagataacttggggatgggacccaaatCTAAATATGAAacttggtggcttatgcctgtagtcccagcactttgggaggctgaggtgggaggattgcttgaaatcaggagtttgagaccagcctgggcaacctacgagactcttttttttttttttttttgagacggagtctcactctgttgccaggctggagtgcagtggcgcgatcttggctcactgcaacctctgcctcccaggttcaagcgattctcctgcctcagcctcccgagtaggtgggactacaggtgtgtgccaccatgcctggctaatttttgtatttttagtagagactgggtttcacagtgttggccaggatggtttcaatctctttgtCATCCATCTGCCTTGGActaccaaagttctgggattacaggcatgagccaccgcgcctggtgaccctgtcttttaaaaaagaaaaaaaaaattgtttcatttacACTTTATACCCATAGGCTGAAAGTAATttgatacaatatttttaataattttgtgcctGAAACAACattttgactgcattttgactgtgtgtcaggtgtggaattttctacttgtggTGTCAGCATTTCAAAAGTTTCGGATTTTggaggatttcagatttttgggttAGGGATGCTTGACCTGTAGTAGAAAAGCTTTGCCTGGTATGACAGGAAGACTCAGAGGCATTTAAGAGGAAAGAgagtatttatttgtaaaaaatcCAAGACAGCAAGAAGATGACTtgacaaaaaaatcaaactaaacaaaaccacaataagcatttaaaagaacaaaatgctgCAAAAATACCAAAGCTACCAAGTTCAGATTGGTATGTTTGTGGTGGAAAACCGTGACTCTCTAACACGTTTATTATATTCACAAAGGTTGTATTGTATTTTCAGATCTCAGCGTATGAAAAATCAGGGATAAAATGGTTTTAGTTGAGAAGTCCAACTTTAAGAGTAAAGTTCAAAGTGTTATTCTTTTAGGACCAGGACCATATAGAATGATCTTACTAACTTTTGGTTTATCTTAAGTTGCAGTGTTTCTCTCCTCATGACTGTGGTATGTGAAGTGCTTAGTCATATTAGAAGCCCTGCTGCGGCAGGGAGACAAAATGGTCATCACAGTACAGACACTGGCATGGGACAACATGGGACCATGAGAGCTGGCCTGGGGTACTGGCTGCTTTTCCTCATGATTTGTGGCATTTTAGTAAACCTGTCCACCTGCCTATTGTGCCATTCATAGATGAGAAAGAGAATTGGTATTTCTAGACCAAGAGCTGGTATGGCTAGCCAATTTCAAGTTTCCGTGTCCAGTGATCTCTCCACTTAATGGTTCCATTGTCATACTTTTTAGGAACTAGTGGATCAGCTCTATTCATTTCGAGACTGCTATTTCGAGACACATAGTGTTGAGGATGCTGGGAGGAAGCAACAGGATGTGCGGAAGGAGATGGAGAAGACCCTACAGCAGATGGAAGAAGTAGTGGGTATGAGCCCTAGAGATTGTACAACCCCCATCCTTCAGTGAAATGTGATTGACCTTTGCTCCCTCCTCATAGATTCTTTGGTATCCTATCTGTTACTGCTATAGGGTAGTACAATGTAATATTACTTCTCAGGGCCCCCATGCAACCTTTCATTCCCTAAGCCACTTTTCCTAAAATTTGATTATAGCAAATGGCATGAAATTAAAGAGCATACTTACTTGAAGTATTGCAGTAATCTGACTTTCTGCCTctaatttcttttactttcaaatcCACTTATCTAATACCATGGCCATGGCTATCTTTCTGAATCATTACTTCATGCATTTAACCTTATCCTCTCATCTGCCTTTTTGCTCAGGTATCTTTAAAGATTCCTGCTATTGACTAGCTGAAGTCTAACCCCCTTAACCTGGTATTTAAGTGTCCATTGTTTTACTCTGTTTTCTAACCTTATCTCTGACTAATTACTTGTAGAGGAACTTTCTGTTTCATCCAGGTTGAACTGTTTCTTCTCCCATGAACATGGCCACATGTACttctgattctgtgtctttgtttATATCATTTTCTAACCTGGAGggtcttttcttctctctctctctctgttttgttttaatgataACTATTTGTCCTGACTAATCTTCTCTTCACTTGTTAAAGCCCATTCATTGGGCTAATGCCATATGCTCtttttcatggttttaattttccaTGTTTATGCTTTGTCTTCTCCACCAGATTGTAAACCCCTCTAGGAAAGTTAGCAACCAAGCTGATCCTTGTAGATAGGGGCCCCAGAAACAGATGGCAGAAGCTCTAGAAATAGTGCTTTCTTTGTTGCCTAATTAGCTAACATAGCACTCTGCCTATGGTGAGCTTTCAATAAATGgtttattgataaatattttcctCGACTCTTTTTATTCCTAAAACTGACATGTAgttattttttgagagaaagtGCCCTGGTCTTTAACTGTaagattgcttgtttttttcccactttatctttttttcttcctcttaggTTCTGTCCAGGGCAAGGCACAAGTTCTAATGCTAACTGGGAAAGCACTAAATGTGACTCCTGACTATAGCCCTAAGGCTGAGGAGCTTCTGTCAAAGGCTGTGAAGCTGGAGCCCGAGCTGGTGGAAGCCTGGAACCAGCTGGGTGAGGTGTACTGGAAAAAAGGGGATGTTGCAGCTGCCCACACCTGCTTCTCAGGAGCCCTCACCCATGTGAGCTGCCCCCTATCCCTTTGGAAAGCACAGATGGGAAGGATGAATTTCTTTGGTTCTATGAGTTTCCCTAGGACATGAATACCAGAGTAGAACTGAAATTGAACTGGGACAGAATCAGGAGGGAGGAAAGGTCGGAGAGCAGACCCGAATGAGGAAAATAGAGGCAGGGGCCTAGGAAAGGAAGATGATGATGGGATCAGGTTCAGGGGGagaaaggaagtgaagaaaaGCTAGCAGCTAAGCTGATCCTTGTAGATGGTGGTTGAAGATACAGATGGCAGCAAGAATTTAGATGAAAAAATTAGGGCTGGAtatggtagcttacacctgtaatcctagcactttgaggggctgaggcaggaggatcacttgagctcaggagtttgagaccagcctaggcaatatggtgagaccttgtctctacaaaaaaaaaaaaaaaaaaaaaaaaaaaaaaaatatatatatatatatatatatatatatatatatatatataaatatataaatataaaagctgggcatggttgtatgtgcctgtaatcccagttaggaggccaaggcacaagaatcacttgaacccaggaggtggaggttgctgtgagcc
Encoded proteins:
- the CCNB1IP1 gene encoding E3 ubiquitin-protein ligase CCNB1IP1; translated protein: MSLCEDMLLCNYRKCRIKLSGYAWVTACSHIFCDQHGSGEFSRSPALCPACNSTLSGKLDIVRTELSPSEEYKAMVLAGLRPEIVLDISSRALAFWTYQVHQERLYQEYNFSKAEGHLKQMEKIYTQQIQSKDVELTSMKGEITSMKKVLEEYKKKFSDISEKLMERNRQYQKLQGLYDSLRLRNITIANHEGTLEPSMIAQSGVLGFPLGNNSKFPLDNTPVRNRGDGDGDFQFRPFFAGSPTAPEPSNSFFSFVSPSGELEQQQVSSRAFKVKRI